The nucleotide sequence TGGCAGAGACTCAGAAGTCCATGCCACCCGTCGGGTCGCCGGCCGGAGCCGCGACCTTCTCGGGCTTGTCGGCGACGACGGCCTCGGTCGTGAGGAACAGACCGGCGATCGACGCGGCGTTCTGCAGCGCCGAGCGGGTCACCTTGGCCGGGTCGATGATGCCCGCGGCGAGCATGTCGACGTACTCGCCGGTGGCGGCGTTGAGGCCGTGGCCGACGGGCAGCTCGCGCACCTTTGCGGCGACGACGCCGGGCTCCATGCCGGCGTTGAAGGCGATCTGCTTGAGCGGAGCGTCGATGGCGACCTTGACGATGTTCGCACCGGTGGCCTCGTCACCCGTGAGCTCGAGGCCCTCGAGGACGCTGCCAGCCTGGATGAGGGCGACGCCACCACCGGCGACGATGCCCTCCTCGACGGCGGCCTTCGCGTTGCGGACTGCGTCTTCGATGCGGTGCTTGCGCTCCTTCAGCTCGACCTCGGTCGCGGCGCCCGCCTTGATGACGGCGACGCCGCCGGCCAGCTTCGCGAGGCGCTCCTGGAGCTTCTCGCGGTCGTAGTCGGAGTCGGTGTTCTCGATCTCGGCGCGGATCTGCTTGACGCGACCGGCGATCATCTCCTCGTCGCCGGCACCCTCGACGATGGTCGTCTCGTCCTTGGTGATGATGACCTTGCGGGCACGGCCGAGCAGGTCGAGGGTGGCGTTCTCGAGCTTGAGTCCGACCTCCTCCGAGATGACCTGGCCGCCGGTGAGGATGGCGATGTCCTGCAGCTGGGCCTTGCGGCGGTCGCCGAAGCCGGGGGCCTTGACGGCGACCGACTTGAAGATGCCGCGGATCTTGTTGACGACCAGCGTGGCCAGAGCCTCGCCGTCGACGTCCTCGGCGATGATCAGGAGCTGCTTGCCCGACTGGATCACCTTGTCGACGATCGGCAGGAGGTCCTTGATGTTCGAGATCTTCGAGTTGGCGATCAGGATGTAGGCGTCCTCGAAGACGGCCTCCTGGCGCTCCGGGTCGGTGACGAAGTACTGCGACAGGTAGCCCTTGTCGAAGCGCATGCCCTCGGTGAGCTCGAGCTCGGTGCCGAAGGTGTTCGACTCCTCGACGGTGACGACGCCCTCCTTGCCGACCTTGTCGATGGCCTCGGCGATGAGCTCGCCGATCGTGGTGTCGGCGGCCGAGATCGACGCGGTGGCGGCGATCTCGTCCTTCGTCTCGATCTCCTTGGCGTTCTCGAGCAGCTGCGCGGAGACGGCCGCGACGGCCTTCTCGATGCCGCGCTTGAGGCTGATCGGGTCGGCACCGGCGGCGACGTTGCGGAGGCCCTCACGGACCAGGGCCTGGGCGAGGACGGTGGCCGTCGTCGTGCCGTCACCGGCGACGTCGTCGGTCTTCTTCGCGACCTCCTTGACCAGCTCGGCGCCGATCTTCTCGTACGGGTCGTCGAGCTCGATCTCCTTGGCGATCGAGACACCGTCGTTCGTGATCGTGGGGGCGCCCCACTTCTTCTCGAGGACGACGTTGCGGCCGCGCGGGCCGAGGGTCACCTTCACGGCGTCGGCCAGGATGTTCAGGCCGCGCTCCAGGCCACGACGGGCCTCTTCGTCAAAAGCAATGATCTTTGCCATGTGGTTTTTCGTCCCTCCCGGACGCTATGAAGCAGTAGCTTTGGCACTCCCTATTGGGGAGTGCCAGTCGATTCTGGCACTCTGAGGAAGCGAGTGCAAGCGGCGTCGGGGCACTCGCAGGGGACCCTTCGCCTGCTCCTGCGCCCGACGGAAAAAGGCGCCGCCCCCACGAGGGGAGCGGCGCCTTCTCGAGCTTCGAGGCTCAGGCGAGACGGACCGCCTCGGCCTGCGGCCCCTTGTTGCCGGTGCCGACCTCGAACGTCACGGCCTGGCCCTCCTCGAGGACCTTGTAGCCGGACATGTCGATCGCCGAGTAGTGAACGAAGACGTCCTGCCCGCCCCCCTCGACGGTGATGAAACCGTAGCCCTTTTCGGCATTGAACCATTTGACGGTTCCGTTGGCCATTTCGTACTCCTAGCTGTGTTCCGCTCGCCACCAGCCCTAGTGCTCAGACGACGACTGAATCCAGATAGTAATGAAGAAAGAGGACGAAAAGTGTACCCCGACGGCAGAAAACCCGCTGTTATGGCGCCCTGCGCGCGAGTGTTAACACGGCCGTAACGTAAGCCGTCATCGCCCGTTACGTAGCGGGCGCCGTGACGCTATTTCTTGACGTAGTCCGGGCCGAGCACGACGGTGATCGTGGAGTTCGGGAAGGCGCTCGATTGGGCGACGTTCGAGATGCCGAGCTTCTGCGCGATGCCGAGGGCGATCGCGGCGTTGTCGGTCGCCGAGTTCGTGTAATAGACGGTCGACGAGCTCGCCGCGCTGGTCGTGTCGCCCGTTCCTTTGACCACGTAGCCGGCGCTGGTGAGCGCGCTCGAGGCGTTCGCGGCGAGGCCTGCGGTCTGCGTCGAGTTCAGGACGGTGATCGACGTCACCGACGAGTCGATCTGCGACGGGCCGATCGTCGTGGGCGTCTGCGTCGCCGTCGGGGCCTGCGTCGTGGTCTTGGACGGCGAGGCGCTGCTGCTGGCCGTGCCGGTGGCCGTCGCGGGCGCAGTGGCCGCCGACGTCGAGGTGTCGTGGAACTGGTTGCTCTGGTCGACGTACTTCAGCACGCCGATGCCCGCCGCGACGAGAACGCCGCAGGCCAGCGCCGCCCAGGCGAACACGACCCAGCCGGTGTGGCGCTTCGTGCCCGATCGGTGCGCGCCGACGCGCAGGGGCGATTCGGGGACCCCGTCGAAACGGTCGGGCGGGAACTTGGGCATGGAGTGAGGGCTTCCGTCGGGGTCGGCGAGTCAGCGACCGAAGGTCCGGGCGCTGCGCGCGGCTTCACGCGAGTCGCGCAGGCGGAGGAGCCTCGCGACCAGCATCGGCGCGTAGGCCAGTGCACCGGGTTTTTCTATGAGAGAGCCGAGCAGTTGCTGGTACCGGGCGCCGGACAGGCCGAATTCGGCGCGCACGGCGGCCTCCTTGCGAGCGCCCACGGTCGGCGCGTGCTGCTCGAAGTCGAGGATCATCCGATCCCGCTCCGTCAGCCCGCTCACCAGGTCGTCGTGCATGCCCCGTCCTTACAGTCCCTGGCATCCTAGGGCGGCGCGGCGGGCCTACGACGGCGACTCGCCCGGCTCTCGATCGATCACGCGCAGGCGGGTGCCGTGGGCGTCGCCGAGGGCGATCGCGCGGCCGTCGAGAGCGAGCGTCGCGAACCACCCCGAGGCGAGCGCAGGATCGGGGATCGTCGCGTGCACTCCCGTGAGAATGCCCGTCTTCTCGTACGAGATCCACCGCACGCCGAGCTCCCGCACCCGGTCGACGAAGGCCTGGCGACGGGCTCCCGGCAGGTAGACGAGGGTCCCCGAGGTCACCACGACGGGCCGCGTGCCGGGCGGAGCCAGGCCGACGAGAGCATCCAGCCCGTCGACGGCGTCGCCGGTCAGCAGGGTGGGCGGGTCGGCGGCGGCGACGGCGCACGCGGCGCGCAGCAGGGCGACCCGGTCGTCCTGGCCCGGCCAGAGCAGCGTCTCGAGCCAGAGCCGGTCGTCCGCCCGCGTGACGTCGACGGGTGCCAGGTCGAGGCCGCCGCGGTACGCGATCGGCGGCAGGGCGGCCGGGGTGGCCGAGTGGTCGTCCGGCGCATCGACGGCGACCGACACCGCCACCCCGCTCGCGCTGTCGCCGAGCCGGGCGGGCCCGATCGCTAGGTCGTATCGGTCGGGGTAGAGGCCGAGCCCCGCGGAGGCGCCGACCTCGAGCAGGGCGACCGGCCTCGGCTCCTGCGACCCCTGCGAGCCATCGGTCGACGAGCGCAGGAGCCTCGTCAGGGCCACGGCGACCGGCCCCACCCTGCGCACGTCGTTCGTCTGCGTGAACCGGCGGTCGAGCTCGGTCACGAAGCCGTCGGCGTGGCTGGTGAGCCACGCGCGAAGCCCCTCGAACGACCCCGTCTCGGCACCGAGCCACCGTGCGACCGCGAAGACGAGCACGGGCTGCCGCTGGGTCGGCCACGCGCGGTCGACGATCGCGAGGAGGTCGGGCGATGCGGCCATGCCGGCCGCCCACTCGGCGTAGACGGGCGAGCCACCGTCGGCGGCAGCGCGGGCGAAGTCGGCGAAGCGCTGGGCGGTGTCCACACGGCGAGACTACGGCCCGCTCTCGGGCGACGCACCGCCGCCTCACGGAATGGCGACAGGGCGGAGAGTGTTGAATGCAGTGGATCGCGAATCCACGCGAGTCCAGCCCGAACGAAGGAGAACCCCGTGGAGTACAAGGTCGAGAAGTCCGACGCCGAGTGGCGCGAGCAGCTCAGCGCCGAGGAGTTCGCCGTGCTGCGCCAGGCCGCCACCGAGCGCCCGTGGACGGGCGAGCTGCTGGACGAGTCGCGCGCCGGTCTCTACACGTGTGCCGCGTGTAACGCCGAGCTGTTCAAGAGCGGCACCAAGTTCGACTCGGGCTGCGGTTGGCCGTCGTTCTACGAGTCGGTCCGCCCCGAGGCGGTCGAGCTCGACGAGGACAACTCGCTGGGCATGGTCCGCACCGAGGTCCGCTGCGCGAACTGCGGTTCGCACCTGGGTCACGTGTTCCCCGACGGCTTCGGCACGCCGACCGGCGACCGCTACTGCATGAACAGCCTGTCGCTGAACTTCGAGCCCGCAGCGGAGTGAGTTCATCCGCTGAACATCGAGTCGGGGCGCAGACGAGCCGAGTGACCGAAGCACCGGTCCGAGCGGCGGCCTCGCGCCGCCGCTCCGTCTCGAAGGTGACCGACTCCGCCCCGTCGCACGGCGAACTCGTCGAGCTCGTCGGGGCGGCGAGCTCCGTCGCCGACCACTCGGGTCTTCGCCCCTGGCGGATCATCGAGATCCGCGGCGACGCCCGGCTCGACGTCGGCCGTGCCATCGCCCGAGCCGGCGGCGCCGAGGGCGAGGCCTTCGACAAGCTGGCGCAGAAGCCCCTGCGAGCGCCGCTGCTCGTGGCGGTCGTGGTGTCGCGGCGCGAGTCGCGCAAGGTTCCCGCATGGGAGCAGGAGGCGACGGCCGCGGGTGTGGCCCACCTCCTGAGCCTGCTGCTCCACGAGGCCGGCTGGGGCGTGATGTGGCGGACGGGCGTCTGGACGCGGTCGCCGGAGGTCGCGGAGGCGCATCGCCTCGCGCCCGAGGAGGACCTGCTCGGCTGGCTCTACGTCGGCGAGCCCGCGGGCGACGACGACAGGGAGCGGAAGCCGGTCGACGCCGAGGCGCTGATCAGCTCGCTCTGACGCGGCGAGGGGCTACCAGCTGCGGTTGCTGCGCCCGATGAACGTCATCGGGATGAAGAGCGACGCGGTGCAGGCGAGGATGCCGCCGAGGAAGGTGAGGTAGCGCCATGCCTCGGGCACCTGGAAGGCGAAGCCGAAGCAGAGGAGGCCGAAGATGAACAGCGCAATGGCGAGCACGGCGATGACGATGTTGGACAACGGGACTCCTCGAGAACTTCGGTTGCTTCGTCCAGCCTAAGCCCTCGGGAGTGGTTCTCTCGCATCGCGCACGCTGGCGGCGGGGACGCCAGCGTCAACAAGCACAGGGCCGACTGCGGGACTTGAACCCGCAACCTGCTGTTTACAAGACAGCTGCGCTACCAATTGCGCCAAGTCGGCAAGTGGGCTTCATCCTACCGAAGTGCGTGCAACCCGCCACGCCGCGATCCCCCCGGACTGGGGCGACCACCTCTGGGGGCAGATCATCCTCAAGGATGATGCGAGCCTCGAAGCATGGATCAGTTCGGCACTCACTCTCACACTGCGCCCACGCCTCACCAGCCGCTGGCACTCTCTCGTCGCAGCCTCCTCCTCGGTGGCGCTGCCGCCCTGTCGGGGCTCCTGATCGGAGCGGAGGCCCTCGAGGCCGCCGCCCCGGCACATGCTGCCGAAACTCTCGCCTGGGGCGGCTACACCAACGGCCGCATCCCCCTCGGCGCGATGACGCGCATGCCCGACGGCACCTACCTCCGCCGTGACGCCGCCACCGCGGCCACGCGTTTCAACTCCGCCTTCCACGCCGCCTTCGGCACCGGGGCGATCCGCACGCAGGCCTACCGCACGTTCCCCAGCCAGCTCGGCATCTTCGTGAAGCGCTACGTCCCGCACAAGGAGAAGTCGTCGGGCGGCGAGTACTGGCGCGGCAACTACTGGGTGAAGAAGCCCGACGTCGCGGTCGCAGCCATCCCCGGCACCTCCAACCACGGCTGGGGCCTGGCCATCGACTTCTCCTCCGGCATCGAGAAGGCCGGCAGCCCGCAGAAGAAGTGGGCCGACGTCAACGGGCCGAAGTTCGCCTGGTACCCGGTCGGCAACGACTTCGGTGAGCCGTGGCACTTCGAGTTCCACCCGGGCGGTCTCAAGTAGGCGACGGGGAGGGGGCGCTCGCCCCCTCCCGCCCGCTGTCCACCTGGGTCTTCCACAGGTGAACCGGTCGTAAACTCGGGTCGGCACTCAGCCGCAGACCACGACAATTCGACAGGGAGACCCTTGGACGGCAATGCGACAACGAGGCACGAGAACGTCGCCCTCCTCTCGGTGACCTCGACCCTCGCCGACCGGGTCACCACGTCCGACGAACTCGACCGACTCCTGCAGCCCGTCCTCAAGCGTCTCAAGCTCCCGAAGGGTCTCCTGCAGCGCGTCGCGGGCGTCTTCGAGCGCCGCAACTGGAGCGAGACGCAGACGTTCGAGCAGGCCGCGATCGACGCCGGCCGCCGCGCCCTGGCCGAGGCCGGAATCCGCCCCGATCAGGTGGGGCTGCTCATCAACACGTCGATCACGCGGCGCAACCTCGAGCCCAGCGTCGCGGTCCACCTCCACGACGGTCTGGGCCTCGGCTCCGCCGCCCTCAACTTCGACATCGCGAACGCCTGCCTCGGCTTCGTCAACGGCATGAACCTGGCGGCGTCGCTCATCGACGCCGGCCAGGTCGACTACGCCATCATCATCGACGGCGAGGACTTCGACGACGTGCAGGCCAACACGGTCGACCGCCTCCTGC is from Frondihabitans australicus and encodes:
- the groL gene encoding chaperonin GroEL (60 kDa chaperone family; promotes refolding of misfolded polypeptides especially under stressful conditions; forms two stacked rings of heptamers to form a barrel-shaped 14mer; ends can be capped by GroES; misfolded proteins enter the barrel where they are refolded when GroES binds); translated protein: MAKIIAFDEEARRGLERGLNILADAVKVTLGPRGRNVVLEKKWGAPTITNDGVSIAKEIELDDPYEKIGAELVKEVAKKTDDVAGDGTTTATVLAQALVREGLRNVAAGADPISLKRGIEKAVAAVSAQLLENAKEIETKDEIAATASISAADTTIGELIAEAIDKVGKEGVVTVEESNTFGTELELTEGMRFDKGYLSQYFVTDPERQEAVFEDAYILIANSKISNIKDLLPIVDKVIQSGKQLLIIAEDVDGEALATLVVNKIRGIFKSVAVKAPGFGDRRKAQLQDIAILTGGQVISEEVGLKLENATLDLLGRARKVIITKDETTIVEGAGDEEMIAGRVKQIRAEIENTDSDYDREKLQERLAKLAGGVAVIKAGAATEVELKERKHRIEDAVRNAKAAVEEGIVAGGGVALIQAGSVLEGLELTGDEATGANIVKVAIDAPLKQIAFNAGMEPGVVAAKVRELPVGHGLNAATGEYVDMLAAGIIDPAKVTRSALQNAASIAGLFLTTEAVVADKPEKVAAPAGDPTGGMDF
- a CDS encoding cold-shock protein, translated to MANGTVKWFNAEKGYGFITVEGGGQDVFVHYSAIDMSGYKVLEEGQAVTFEVGTGNKGPQAEAVRLA
- a CDS encoding LytR C-terminal domain-containing protein; its protein translation is MPKFPPDRFDGVPESPLRVGAHRSGTKRHTGWVVFAWAALACGVLVAAGIGVLKYVDQSNQFHDTSTSAATAPATATGTASSSASPSKTTTQAPTATQTPTTIGPSQIDSSVTSITVLNSTQTAGLAANASSALTSAGYVVKGTGDTTSAASSSTVYYTNSATDNAAIALGIAQKLGISNVAQSSAFPNSTITVVLGPDYVKK
- a CDS encoding DUF3263 domain-containing protein; translated protein: MHDDLVSGLTERDRMILDFEQHAPTVGARKEAAVRAEFGLSGARYQQLLGSLIEKPGALAYAPMLVARLLRLRDSREAARSARTFGR
- a CDS encoding DUF2332 domain-containing protein, which produces MDTAQRFADFARAAADGGSPVYAEWAAGMAASPDLLAIVDRAWPTQRQPVLVFAVARWLGAETGSFEGLRAWLTSHADGFVTELDRRFTQTNDVRRVGPVAVALTRLLRSSTDGSQGSQEPRPVALLEVGASAGLGLYPDRYDLAIGPARLGDSASGVAVSVAVDAPDDHSATPAALPPIAYRGGLDLAPVDVTRADDRLWLETLLWPGQDDRVALLRAACAVAAADPPTLLTGDAVDGLDALVGLAPPGTRPVVVTSGTLVYLPGARRQAFVDRVRELGVRWISYEKTGILTGVHATIPDPALASGWFATLALDGRAIALGDAHGTRLRVIDREPGESPS
- the msrB gene encoding peptide-methionine (R)-S-oxide reductase MsrB; translation: MEYKVEKSDAEWREQLSAEEFAVLRQAATERPWTGELLDESRAGLYTCAACNAELFKSGTKFDSGCGWPSFYESVRPEAVELDEDNSLGMVRTEVRCANCGSHLGHVFPDGFGTPTGDRYCMNSLSLNFEPAAE
- a CDS encoding nitroreductase family protein, producing MTEAPVRAAASRRRSVSKVTDSAPSHGELVELVGAASSVADHSGLRPWRIIEIRGDARLDVGRAIARAGGAEGEAFDKLAQKPLRAPLLVAVVVSRRESRKVPAWEQEATAAGVAHLLSLLLHEAGWGVMWRTGVWTRSPEVAEAHRLAPEEDLLGWLYVGEPAGDDDRERKPVDAEALISSL
- a CDS encoding M15 family metallopeptidase; amino-acid sequence: MDQFGTHSHTAPTPHQPLALSRRSLLLGGAAALSGLLIGAEALEAAAPAHAAETLAWGGYTNGRIPLGAMTRMPDGTYLRRDAATAATRFNSAFHAAFGTGAIRTQAYRTFPSQLGIFVKRYVPHKEKSSGGEYWRGNYWVKKPDVAVAAIPGTSNHGWGLAIDFSSGIEKAGSPQKKWADVNGPKFAWYPVGNDFGEPWHFEFHPGGLK
- a CDS encoding 3-oxoacyl-ACP synthase III, whose translation is MDGNATTRHENVALLSVTSTLADRVTTSDELDRLLQPVLKRLKLPKGLLQRVAGVFERRNWSETQTFEQAAIDAGRRALAEAGIRPDQVGLLINTSITRRNLEPSVAVHLHDGLGLGSAALNFDIANACLGFVNGMNLAASLIDAGQVDYAIIIDGEDFDDVQANTVDRLLHSDIARKDFMSEFASLTLGSGAAAAVLGRADLHPEGHRILGGITRSASQYNDLCVGTVNGMFTDAKGLLKHGMELVVQAWRDAKCDWDWAHMDRYVMHQVSDIHTADFVKAADIDRALVPVTYPTLGNVGSASIPITLAGEKATLSKGDRVLLMGVGSGINTAMTELAW